The Saccharomonospora cyanea NA-134 genome includes a region encoding these proteins:
- a CDS encoding thymidine phosphorylase, with protein sequence MKAEPFAAVDVVRAKRDGARLSGEQIDWVIDAYTRGVVGDEQMAALAMAVFLRGMDAAETARWTGAMIDSGERLSLKCSRPTVDKHSTGGVGDKITLPLAPLVAACGAAVPQLSGRGLGHTGGTLDKLEAIPGWRAELSADEIAAQLEDVGAVVCAATPTLAPADRKLYALRDVTGTVESVPLIASSIMSKKIAEGAGRLVLDVKVGSGAFMKTRKQARELAASLVEIGAAHGVATTAVLTAMDTPLGAAVGNAVEVAEAVEVLRGGGPADVVELTLALAREMLALAGLGGVDPARVLASGRAYETWCRMIRAQGGDPEAPLPKATHVHVVEASKSGTVTALDAYGVGVAAWRLGAGRARKSDPVQSAAGVLCLAKPGEPVERGQPLFELHTDTPEAVAAALPLLDAALTIGEKGGDDSALAAAEASEGVVLERWESGRP encoded by the coding sequence ATGAAGGCCGAGCCGTTCGCGGCGGTCGACGTCGTCAGGGCCAAGCGGGACGGGGCGCGCCTGTCCGGCGAGCAGATCGACTGGGTGATCGACGCCTACACGCGCGGCGTGGTCGGCGACGAGCAGATGGCGGCGCTCGCGATGGCGGTGTTCCTGCGCGGGATGGACGCCGCCGAGACGGCCCGCTGGACCGGCGCGATGATCGACTCAGGTGAGCGGTTGTCGCTGAAGTGCTCGCGACCGACCGTGGACAAGCACTCGACGGGCGGCGTCGGCGACAAGATCACGTTGCCGCTGGCGCCGCTCGTCGCGGCGTGCGGAGCCGCCGTACCGCAGTTGTCCGGCCGAGGGCTCGGGCACACGGGCGGCACGCTCGACAAGCTGGAGGCGATCCCCGGCTGGCGGGCGGAGTTGTCGGCCGACGAGATCGCCGCGCAGCTGGAGGACGTCGGCGCGGTGGTCTGCGCCGCCACTCCGACCCTGGCGCCCGCCGACCGCAAGCTGTACGCGCTGCGCGACGTCACGGGCACCGTCGAGTCGGTACCGCTGATCGCCAGCTCGATCATGAGCAAGAAGATCGCGGAGGGCGCGGGGCGGCTCGTGCTCGACGTGAAGGTCGGCTCCGGCGCCTTCATGAAGACCCGGAAACAGGCCCGCGAACTCGCGGCGAGCCTGGTGGAGATCGGCGCCGCGCACGGAGTGGCCACCACCGCCGTGCTCACGGCCATGGACACGCCCCTGGGCGCGGCCGTCGGCAACGCGGTCGAGGTGGCGGAGGCCGTGGAGGTGCTGCGGGGCGGCGGGCCCGCCGACGTCGTGGAGCTCACGCTGGCGCTGGCCCGCGAGATGCTCGCGCTGGCCGGGCTCGGCGGCGTCGACCCGGCGCGGGTGCTGGCCTCGGGCCGGGCGTACGAGACGTGGTGCCGCATGATCCGTGCCCAGGGAGGGGACCCCGAGGCCCCACTGCCGAAGGCGACTCACGTGCACGTGGTCGAGGCGTCCAAGTCCGGCACAGTGACCGCTCTGGACGCCTACGGTGTCGGCGTGGCGGCGTGGCGGCTCGGCGCGGGCAGGGCCCGCAAGAGCGACCCCGTGCAGTCCGCTGCCGGTGTGCTGTGTCTGGCGAAGCCCGGTGAACCGGTCGAACGTGGACAGCCGCTGTTCGAACTCCACACCGACACCCCCGAGGCCGTGGCGGCGGCCCTGCCGTTGCTCGACGCGGCGCTCACGATCGGCGAGAAGGGCGGAGACGACAGCGCCCTCGCCGCCGCGGAGGCGAGCGAGGGCGTCGTGCTGGAACGCTGGGAGAGCGGCCGGCCCTGA
- a CDS encoding adenosine deaminase, with product MSTRTVPTPHELRSAPKVLLHDHLDGGLRPGTVVELADETGYSGLPTTDVDQLGRWFRDAADSGSLEKYLETFAHTCGVMQTEEALSRVAAECVEDLADDGVVYAEVRYAPELFVERGLSLEAVVEAVQDGFERGRKAAAERGRHIRVGQLLCAMRQHARALEIADLTVRYRDRGVVGFDIAGPEAGYPPTRNLDAFEFLREKNAHFTIHAGEAFGLASIWEAIQHCGAERLGHGVRIVDDITTADDGSSSLGRLAAYVRDRRIPLEVCPSSNVQTGAAPSIAEHPIGLLAKLRFRVTVNTDNRLMSGCSVSSEFAALVDAFGFDWADVQWCTINAMKSAFIGFDERLDIINNVIKPWYAERV from the coding sequence ATGTCGACGCGAACCGTTCCGACTCCGCACGAACTCCGCAGCGCGCCGAAGGTGCTGCTCCACGACCACCTCGACGGCGGCCTGCGTCCCGGCACCGTCGTCGAGCTGGCCGACGAGACCGGCTACTCCGGTCTGCCCACCACCGACGTCGACCAGCTCGGCCGCTGGTTCCGTGACGCGGCGGACTCGGGCTCCCTGGAGAAGTACCTGGAGACCTTCGCGCACACCTGCGGCGTCATGCAGACCGAGGAGGCGTTGTCGCGGGTCGCCGCCGAGTGTGTGGAGGACCTGGCCGACGACGGTGTCGTCTACGCCGAGGTGAGGTACGCGCCGGAGCTGTTCGTCGAGCGCGGACTGTCCCTGGAGGCCGTGGTGGAGGCCGTGCAGGACGGGTTCGAGCGCGGCCGCAAGGCCGCCGCCGAACGCGGCAGGCACATCCGGGTGGGTCAGCTGCTGTGCGCCATGCGGCAGCACGCGCGGGCGCTGGAGATCGCCGACCTCACCGTGCGCTACCGCGACCGTGGGGTCGTCGGGTTCGACATCGCGGGACCGGAGGCGGGCTATCCGCCCACCCGCAACCTGGACGCGTTCGAGTTCCTGCGCGAGAAGAACGCCCACTTCACCATCCACGCGGGCGAGGCCTTCGGGCTGGCCTCGATCTGGGAGGCCATCCAGCACTGCGGGGCCGAACGCCTGGGGCACGGCGTCCGCATCGTCGACGACATCACCACGGCCGACGACGGCAGTTCCTCGCTCGGCAGGCTCGCCGCCTACGTGCGCGACCGCCGCATCCCGCTGGAGGTGTGTCCGTCGTCGAACGTCCAGACGGGCGCGGCGCCCTCGATCGCAGAGCACCCGATCGGGCTGCTCGCGAAGCTGCGGTTCCGGGTCACGGTCAACACCGACAACCGGTTGATGAGCGGTTGCTCGGTCTCCTCGGAGTTCGCGGCGCTGGTCGACGCCTTCGGCTTCGACTGGGCCGACGTGCAGTGGTGCACGATCAACGCCATGAAGTCGGCGTTCATCGGCTTCGACGAGCGGCTCGACATCATCAACAACGTGATCAAGCCCTGGTACGCCGAACGCGTGTGA
- a CDS encoding coiled-coil domain-containing protein, with protein sequence MTTENHLAAPSFDRMRNMLVRAAEVRESEQQQIFDALDDIYARLAPVDSLGAVRKRLSELPDRTEMSVLAERLDEAMTRLEAQDNALADLARSVEAIVDKLAKPFAQLDGRLDGVAARFEGVAGRMDGLEDKLSNIHRRLDELGNHLDKQDIKIDNVPTAVQGPVRERLDTLETGLKDRVDRLDADAKERLSSTSDSLRSALTDTAEMLDPTARFDTLGERLENLGNRLDELAGRLDKVEENVAARLGDLDGSIKSGLSQVEGTLSQQPDNDYFTSVVRKSNEESERRIGGQLDEAMATFAELMLGGGPAPQPAITAPPTPRQPRRRNGRNTKGADAKAKADADSDD encoded by the coding sequence GTGACGACTGAGAACCACCTCGCAGCCCCGTCCTTCGACCGGATGCGCAACATGTTGGTGCGTGCGGCCGAGGTCCGAGAGAGCGAGCAGCAGCAGATCTTCGACGCGCTCGACGACATCTACGCCCGGCTCGCTCCGGTGGACTCGCTCGGCGCCGTCCGCAAGCGACTCTCCGAGCTGCCCGACCGGACCGAGATGAGCGTGCTCGCCGAGCGGCTCGACGAGGCCATGACCCGCCTGGAGGCCCAGGACAACGCCCTGGCGGACCTGGCCCGGTCGGTCGAAGCCATCGTCGACAAGCTCGCGAAGCCCTTCGCTCAGCTCGACGGCAGGCTCGACGGCGTCGCCGCACGGTTCGAGGGTGTCGCGGGCCGGATGGACGGCCTGGAGGACAAGCTCTCGAACATCCACCGCAGGCTCGACGAGCTGGGCAACCACCTCGACAAGCAGGACATCAAGATCGACAACGTGCCCACGGCGGTGCAGGGTCCGGTGCGCGAGCGTCTCGACACGCTGGAGACGGGCCTCAAGGATCGGGTCGACCGCCTCGACGCCGACGCCAAGGAGCGCCTGTCCAGCACGTCCGACTCGCTGCGCTCGGCGTTGACCGACACGGCCGAGATGCTCGACCCGACGGCCCGCTTCGACACGCTGGGCGAGCGGCTGGAGAACCTGGGCAACAGGCTCGACGAGCTGGCAGGCCGCCTGGACAAGGTCGAGGAGAACGTCGCGGCGCGGCTGGGCGATCTGGACGGCTCGATCAAGTCGGGGCTGTCGCAGGTCGAGGGCACGCTGTCGCAGCAGCCGGACAACGACTACTTCACGTCCGTGGTGCGCAAGAGCAACGAGGAGTCCGAGCGGCGCATCGGTGGCCAGCTCGACGAGGCCATGGCCACGTTCGCGGAGCTGATGCTCGGCGGCGGCCCCGCGCCGCAGCCCGCCATCACGGCTCCGCCCACCCCGAGGCAGCCGCGCCGCCGCAACGGCAGGAACACCAAGGGTGCCGACGCGAAGGCCAAGGCCGACGCCGACTCCGACGACTGA